The following are encoded together in the Candida orthopsilosis Co 90-125, chromosome 5 draft sequence genome:
- a CDS encoding Pyc2 pyruvate carboxylase (binds to biotin cofactor) — protein sequence MIFINSSSISTKSPLNSISLSSTQLLFFCQIYSPPITMTSLQPTATQDGQINQMRRASSVLGPMNKILVANRGEIPIRIFRTAHELSMQTVAIYSHEDRLSMHRLKADESYVIGKKGQYSPVGAYLQIDEIIDIAKQHNVNMIHPGYGFLSENSEFARKVEENGILWVGPSYKTIDAVGDKVSARTLAIENDVPVVPGTPGPIDDVTDARKFVEKYGFPVIIKAAFGGGGRGMRVVREGDDIEDAFKRATSEAKTAFGNGTCFIERFLDKPKHIEVQLLADNYGNVIHLFERDCSVQRRHQKVVEIAPAKNLPKEVRDAILTDAVKLAKSANYRNAGTAEFLVDEQNRHYFIEINPRIQVEHTITEEITGVDIVAAQIQIAAGASLQQLGLLQDKITTRGFAIQCRITTEDPAKNFQPDTGKIEVYKSAGGNGVRLDGGNGFAGSVISPHYDSMLVKCSCSGSTFEIARRKMLRALIEFRIRGVKTNIPFLLALLTNETFIKGDCWTTFIDDTPSLFQMVSSQNRATKLLSYLADLYVNGSSIKGQIGYPKLNEEALIPVLHDPKTGIPIDVAHIPPPRGWRQVLLEEGPDAFAKKVRQYNGTLITDTTWRDAHQSLLATRVRTIDLLNIAPTTAFALNGAFSLECWGGATFDVCMRFLYEDPWDRLRKLRALVPNIPFQMLLRGANGVAYSSLPDNAIDQFVKEAKGNGVDIFRVFDALNDLEQLKVGIDAVKKAGGVVEATVCYSGDMLKPGKKYNLEYYLSVVDEVVKMGTHFLGIKDMAGTLKPAAARLLVGEIRNRYPELPIHVHTHDSAGTGVASMTECAKAGADVVDAASNSMSGLTSQPSISAILASFEGSIDTGLSESLVRELDTYWAQMRLLYSCFEADLKGPDPEVYSHEIPGGQLTNLLFQAQQLGLGEKWLQTKETYKIANKILGDLVKVTPTSKVVGDLAQFMVSNSLTEEDVNRLASELDFPDSVLDFMEGLMGKPYGGFPEPLRTNMLGNKRQKLDKRPGLYLKPVDFAAIRKELISRYGSQIDETDVASYVMYPKVFEAFRKQVEKYGDLSVLPTRFFLKPANIGEEIVVDIEKGKTLIIKLLAVGEISEKTGTREVFFELNGEMRSVSVEDNTVSVETKTRPKASAPNDVGAPMAGVVIEVRTHKHQEVKKGDPIAVLSAMKMEMVISAPVSGLVDDLLVREGDSVDANDLITSILKA from the coding sequence atgatttttataaattcatcatcaatttctaCAAAATCTCCTCTTAATTCAATTTCGTTATCTTCAACCCAATTGCTATTTTTTTGCCAAATATATAGCCCCCCCATAACAATGACCTCCCTTCAACCAACTGCCACGCAGGATGGacaaatcaaccaaatgAGAAGAGCCTCATCAGTGTTGGGACCGATGAACAAAATCTTGGTCGCCAATAGAGGTGAAATCCCAATTAGAATATTCAGAACTGCTCATGAATTGTCAATGCAAACTGTTGCTATTTATTCACATGAAGATAGATTGTCGATGCACAGGTTGAAAGCAGATGAATCATATGTTATTGGAAAGAAGGGGCAATACTCCCCAGTTGGGGCCTATTTGCAAATTGATGAGATTATTGATATTGCCAAGCAACACAATGTCAACATGATTCACCCAGGTTATGGATTCCTTTCTGAGAATAGTGAGTTTGCTAGAAAAGTCGAAGAAAATGGAATTTTGTGGGTCGGTCCAAGCtacaaaacaattgatgcaGTTGGTGACAAAGTTAGTGCCAGAACCTTGGCAATTGAGAATGATGTGCCAGTCGTTCCAGGTACTCCTGGTCCAATTGATGACGTTACTGATGCGAGaaagtttgttgagaaaTATGGATTCCCTGTTATTATAAAAGCCGCATTCGGTGGTGGTGGAAGAGGTATGAGAGTCGTTCGTGAAGGTGATGACATCGAAGATGCTTTTAAAAGAGCCACTTCTGAAGCAAAGACGGCATTTGGTAACGGTACTTGTTTTATTGAAAGGTTCTTAGACAAACCAAAACATATTGAAGTTCAGTTGTTGGCTGATAACTATGGTAATGTCATACACTTGTTTGAAAGAGATTGCTCGGTACAAAGAAGGCATCAAaaggttgttgaaattgcaCCTGCCAAAAACTTGCCAAAAGAAGTTAGAGATGCCATTTTGACCGATGCTGTGAAATTGGCCAAAAGTGCCAATTATAGAAATGCCGGTACCGCTGAATTCTTAGTAGATGAACAAAACAGACACTactttattgaaatcaatccAAGAATCCAAGTTGAGCACACGATCACTGAGGAAATAACTGGAGTTGATATCGTAGCAGcccaaatacaaattgCTGCTGGTGCCTCATTACAACAGTTGGGATTATTGCAAGATAAGATCACCACTAGAGGCTTTGCAATTCAATGTAGAATAACTACAGAAGATCCAGCTAAAAACTTTCAACCTGACACCGGTAAAATTGAAGTGTACAAATCAGCCGGTGGTAATGGTGTTAGATTAGATGGTGGTAATGGATTTGCCGGTTCAGTTATTTCCCCTCACTATGACTCCATGTTGGTCAAGTGTTCATGTTCTGGGTctacatttgaaattgctcGTAGAAAAATGTTGCGtgcattgattgaatttagAATCAGAGGAGTCAAGACAAACATCCCATTCCTATTAGCACTTTTAACTAATGAAACTTTCATCAAAGGTGATTGTTGGACAACATTTATTGACGATACTCCCTCATTGTTCCAAATGGTTAGCTCGCAAAACAGAGCCACTAAATTATTGTCGTACTTGGCTGACCTTTACGTTAATGgatcatcaatcaaaggGCAGATTGGATATCCAAAGTTGAACGAGGAAGCCTTGATTCCAGTTTTGCATGATCCAAAAACTGGCATCCCAATTGATGTTGCACATATTCCACCTCCACGTGGATGGAGACAAGTGTTGTTGGAAGAAGGGCCAGATGCATTTGCTAAAAAGGTTAGACAATACAATGGAACATTGATTACCGATACCACCTGGAGAGATGCCCATCAATCGTTGTTGGCCACCAGAGTCAGGACTATTGACTTGTTAAATATTGCCCCAACTACTGCATTTGCATTGAACGGTGCCTTTTCACTTGAATGTTGGGGTGGTGCCACCTTTGACGTTTGTATGAGATTCCTTTATGAAGACCCATGGGATAGATTGAGAAAGTTGAGAGCATTAGTGCCAAATATTccatttcaaatgttgttgagaGGTGCCAATGGTGTGGCATACTCTTCATTACCCGATAATGcaattgaccaatttgtcaaagaaGCCAAGGGTAACGGTGTTGACATCTTTAGAGTGTttgatgcattgaatgatttggaGCAATTGAAAGTTGGTATTGATGCGGTTAAAAAAGCTGGtggagttgttgaagctaCTGTTTGTTATTCTGGTGACATGTTGAAACCAGGCAAAAAGTACAACTTGGAATACTATTTGTCGGTTGTGGATGAGGTTGTCAAGATGGGTACACACTTCTTAGGTATCAAGGATATGGCTGGTACTTTGAAGCCAGCAGCAGCTAGACTTTTGGTGGGTGAGATTAGAAATCGTTACCCAGAATTGCCAATCCATGTACACACACATGATTCCGCTGGCACTGGTGTTGCTTCCATGACCGAATGTGCTAAAGCTGGTGcagatgttgttgatgccGCATCAAACTCCATGTCAGGATTGACATCCCAACCATCAATTAGTGCCATCTTGGCCTCCTTTGAAGGATCTATTGACACTGGATTATCTGAATCTTTGGTTAGAGAGTTGGACACTTACTGGGCCCAAATGAGATTACTCTACTCCTGTTTCGAAGCCGATTTGAAAGGACCAGATCCAGAAGTTTACTCCCATGAAATCCCTGGTGGacaattgaccaatttaTTATTCCAAGCACAACAATTGGGATTAGGTGAGAAATGGTTGCAAACAAAGGAAACATATAAAATTGCCAACAAGATTCTTGGGGATTTGGTTAAAGTGACACCAACAtcaaaagttgttggaGATTTAGCTCAATTTATGGTGAGTAACTCGTTAACGGAAGAAGATGTCAATCGTCTTGCGTCAGAATTGGATTTCCCTGATTCAGTACTTGACTTTATGGAGGGATTAATGGGTAAACCATACGGTGGGTTCCCCGAACCTTTGCGTACCAATATGTTGGGCAATAAACGTCAAAAATTGGACAAACGTCCAGGATTGTACTTGAAACCGGTTGATTTTGCTGCTATTAGAAaggaattgatttcaagATACGGTTCccaaattgatgaaactgaCGTGGCTTCCTATGTTATGTATCCAAAAGTGTTTGAAGCTTTTagaaaacaagttgaaaaatatggTGATTTAAGCGTATTACCAACGAGATTTTTCCTCAAACCGGCAAACAttggagaagaaattgttgttgatattgaaaagggAAAGACATTAATTATTAAATTGTTGGCAGTGGGTGAAATTTCCGAAAAGACTGGTACTCGTGAAGTATTCTTCGAATTGAATGGTGAAATGAGATCAGTTTCAGTTGAAGATAATACAGTTTCAGTAGAGACTAAAACCAGACCAAAAGCTTCTGCACCTAATGATGTCGGTGCACCAATGGCTGGTGTTGTTATCGAAGTTAGAACCCACAAACATCAAGAAGTTAAGAAAGGTGATCCAATTGCCGTGTTGTCAGCCATGAAGATGGAGATGGTTATTAGCGCACCTGTAAGTGgtcttgttgatgatttgttggTGAGAGAAGGTGATTCGGTTGATGCTAATGATTTAATCACCAGTATTTTGAAAGCCtag
- a CDS encoding Duo1 subunit of the Dam1 (DASH) complex codes for MSSSTPKASSSSKQPQPHRPQINQNQFRQTNDPLTPREIALTKELKQLRLINTKFKSMVTAVDSVKSSMAEFNNGTTNALIMMNKWSDIISQASFTHEMLNNPEWHPQEDVEDEDNDDDEGDYESQDTINFQAMDKNDDAELELLSRQLINYESENLALNKRLEKEIMTKQEKRNSVEEQANKRRRELGLFDGSSSSVKRRPVR; via the coding sequence ATGTCTAGCAGCACCCCCAAAGCAAGTTCATCCTCAAAACAGCCGCAACCACACCGTCCCCAAATTaatcaaaaccaatttCGACAAACCAATGACCCACTCACACCACGCGAAATCGCACTCACCAAAGAGCTCAAACAACTACGTTtaatcaacaccaaattcaaatcaatggTCACAGCTGTCGATTCAGTTAAATCAAGCATGGCAGAATTCAATAATGGAACCACCAATGCTTTGATCATGATGAATAAATGGAGTGATATAATTTCGCAAGCGAGTTTCACTCATGAGATGCTAAATAATCCTGAGTGGCATCCACAAGAAGACGTAGAAGATGAAGACAATGACGACGATGAAGGAGATTATGAAAGTCAGGATACAATTAATTTTCAAGCGATGGataaaaatgatgatgccGAACTTGAATTGTTACTGCgccaattgataaattatgAACTGGAGAATTTGGCATTGAATAAGAGATTGGAGAAGGAAATAATGACAAAGCAGGAAAAGAGGAATTCTGTTGAAGAACAGGCTAATAAGAGACGACGTGAGTTGGGATTGTTTGACGGATCTAGTCTGAGTGTTAAAAGAAGGCCAGTAAGGTAA
- a CDS encoding Soh1 RNA polymerase II mediator complex subunit produces MTDTVTNSQQQPLHSPGAGTQSPSKEQEQQEYTNLINSLPTRWEIELEFVQSLSNIPYLSYLAQNNYLQDPCFVNYLKYLQYWKEPQYSRYLVYPNCLHILSLLQSEQFRRDIANPEIMNVLMNDMVTRWQENGDGGLEDKGVINREESQNENKGLSAEVVKGNNKRNGSEAVVGTIKEENEDTEQHGEEVDVKDNDVKDEDGDINIK; encoded by the coding sequence ATGACAGATACAGTTACAAACAGCCAACAGCAGCCACTACACTCTCCAGGTGCCGGAACTCAACTGCCTTCcaaagaacaagaacaacaagaatATACCAATCTAATCAATTCACTCCCCACACGATGGgaaattgaacttgaatttgttcaatCACTAAGCAACATACCGTACTTGAGCTATCTTGCTCAGAATAATTATCTCCAGGACCCATGTTTTGTCAATTACTTAAAATATTTACAGTATTGGAAAGAACCGCAATACCTGCGATATTTAGTTTATCCCAATTGTCTACATATTCTATCATTGTTGCAACTGGAACAATTTAGACGGGATATAGCCAATCCAGAAATCATGAAtgtattgatgaatgaCATGGTGACAAGATGGCAGGAGAATGGAGATGGTGGTTTGGAGGATAAGGGAGTTATTAATAGAGAAGAACtgcaaaatgaaaacaaggGCTTGAGTGCGGAAGTGGTGAAAGGAAACAACAAGAGAAATGGGTCAGAGGCAGTCGTTGGAACtataaaagaagaaaatgagGATACCGAGCAGCATGGTGAAGAAGTAGATGTGAAAGATAACGACGtgaaagatgaagatggtgatATCAATATCAAGTAG